In the genome of Treponema pedis, one region contains:
- a CDS encoding NAD(P)H-hydrate dehydratase: protein MEKVFYSLRVLDRRAEKEFKAGNGILMENAARGSAEKLKSLFLQNERLNKGKKILQIVCGSGDNGGDGLALARMCADFFNVIAVCIKEPKSELCRLQKERLEALGITVKKTIETKCDILFDAFLGTGLKGVLNNEDKKIIERLNKLNCIKIACDIPSGLNAEGIASPVAVNCDYTFSMGALKTAFFSDFAKDVTGKIEVIDLGIPRSKYETETEVFLLNKSDMILPVRKRQNTHKRSFGHAAVILGEKPGACILAASAALKFGAGLLTVSGGFKDGCPSVSSFKKLQGLPADFMYSENFNCKEFSAVAIGCGLGKSENKNTCGFSVLLDKKTQKMPLVLDADIFYYEKLKDVLPNLKKAVLTPHPKEFSFLLKICGFGNYSVNEIQQNRFKLLNEFCKRYPDLTVLLKGANVLIGSNGKIFINSLGSSSLSKAGTGDVLAGIITALLAQGYSPEEAAISGSLAHTLAGGYSKSSYGLTASGLIAGLEKLESFF from the coding sequence ATGGAAAAAGTTTTTTATTCTTTACGAGTTCTTGACAGGCGTGCGGAAAAAGAATTTAAGGCGGGTAACGGAATTTTAATGGAAAATGCGGCGCGCGGTTCCGCCGAAAAATTAAAATCTCTTTTTTTACAAAATGAAAGATTAAATAAAGGTAAAAAGATTTTACAAATTGTCTGCGGGTCAGGCGACAACGGAGGAGACGGCTTGGCTCTGGCAAGAATGTGTGCGGATTTTTTTAATGTAATTGCGGTGTGCATAAAAGAACCCAAATCCGAATTATGCCGTCTTCAAAAAGAAAGACTTGAAGCCTTAGGCATAACCGTAAAAAAAACAATTGAAACGAAGTGCGATATTTTATTTGACGCATTTTTAGGAACGGGATTAAAAGGGGTTTTAAATAACGAAGATAAAAAAATTATCGAAAGGCTGAATAAATTAAACTGCATAAAAATTGCCTGCGATATTCCGAGCGGTCTTAATGCGGAAGGGATAGCTTCACCCGTTGCCGTAAACTGCGATTATACTTTTTCTATGGGAGCTTTAAAAACCGCTTTTTTTTCGGATTTTGCAAAAGACGTAACGGGTAAAATTGAAGTTATAGACTTGGGTATTCCCCGCTCAAAATACGAAACGGAAACGGAAGTCTTTTTGCTTAATAAAAGTGATATGATTTTACCTGTCCGTAAAAGGCAAAACACTCATAAACGAAGTTTCGGTCATGCGGCGGTTATCTTGGGAGAAAAACCCGGTGCTTGTATTTTGGCGGCTTCGGCGGCTTTAAAATTCGGGGCGGGACTTTTAACCGTTTCAGGCGGTTTTAAGGACGGCTGTCCGTCGGTTTCCTCATTTAAAAAACTTCAAGGCTTACCTGCCGATTTTATGTATAGTGAAAATTTTAACTGTAAAGAATTCAGCGCCGTTGCGATAGGCTGCGGTTTAGGTAAAAGCGAAAATAAAAATACTTGCGGCTTTTCCGTTTTGTTGGATAAAAAAACTCAAAAAATGCCCCTTGTATTGGACGCAGATATTTTTTATTATGAAAAGCTGAAAGATGTTTTACCTAATTTAAAGAAGGCTGTATTAACCCCTCATCCGAAAGAATTTTCTTTTTTACTTAAAATATGCGGTTTCGGAAATTATAGCGTAAATGAAATTCAGCAAAACCGTTTTAAACTTTTAAATGAATTTTGTAAACGGTATCCTGATCTTACGGTTTTGCTTAAGGGTGCAAATGTCCTAATCGGTTCAAACGGTAAAATTTTTATCAATTCTTTGGGGTCATCTTCGCTTTCAAAGGCCGGTACCGGCGACGTCCTTGCAGGAATTATTACCGCCTTGCTTGCACAAGGGTATAGCCCGGAAGAAGCGGCAATAAGCGGGAGCCTTGCACATACTCTTGCAGGCGGATATTCAAAAAGCAGTTACGGCTTAACTGCAAGCGGCTTGATTGCCGGTTTGGAAAAACTGGAATCTTTTTTTTAA
- a CDS encoding M24 family metallopeptidase, which yields MDSGGHYFDGTTDITRTIPLGPLTEEEKENYTLVLKAHINLARAKFKAGTTGFALDTLARAPLWAFGKDYKHGTGHGVGFVLSVHEGPQSISGKYIDVPMQLGMVTSNEPGLYIAGSHGIRIESLVVTVPFMKTGDGDFYRFKTITLCPIDTRPIIKNLLSSEEIEWLNEYHKEVFERLSPYVDGVYKEFLKKKTEAI from the coding sequence TTGGACAGCGGCGGACATTATTTTGACGGCACAACCGATATTACAAGAACAATACCTTTAGGCCCACTTACGGAAGAAGAAAAAGAAAACTATACCTTGGTTTTAAAAGCTCATATAAATTTGGCGCGGGCAAAATTTAAGGCTGGAACTACAGGCTTTGCTCTCGATACCCTTGCACGGGCTCCTCTTTGGGCTTTCGGAAAAGATTATAAACACGGTACGGGTCATGGAGTAGGCTTTGTTTTAAGCGTTCACGAAGGTCCTCAATCTATTTCCGGTAAATACATAGATGTTCCTATGCAATTGGGAATGGTTACTTCCAATGAACCGGGCTTATACATTGCAGGAAGCCACGGCATAAGAATTGAAAGCCTTGTAGTAACCGTACCGTTTATGAAAACGGGCGACGGGGATTTTTATCGGTTTAAAACTATAACGCTTTGTCCTATTGATACACGTCCGATTATAAAAAATCTTCTGTCTTCTGAAGAAATTGAATGGCTTAACGAATACCACAAAGAAGTTTTTGAGCGCCTTTCTCCTTATGTGGACGGAGTATATAAAGAATTCTTAAAGAAAAAAACCGAAGCAATTTAA
- the murC gene encoding UDP-N-acetylmuramate--L-alanine ligase, with product MSKIILPENLNGFKIYMIGIKGTGMAALAEILVSRGAEVSGSDVPEDFYTAKSLKKLNIKIFSPFNEENIPQDAQLIIFSAAYSPDNNEEMYAVQQKNVPALSYPEALGALSKYSFSAGISGVHGKTTTTGMTGTILKELKLPVSVLAGSVIANFNNSCTMLNGSKYFVAETCEYKRHFLNFHPRKIILTSVEPDHQDYYPTYESILTAFLQYADKLPQFGELFYCADDEGACEAAKLMFASRPDLSYIPYGEKAIGDYKITVHGVKNEKLSFSLAGFAGEFSLQIPGKHNVLNAAAAIALAISLLKEEHGELKIADMSAIRKAVSSYRGASRRTEFIGKAKNKDILVYDDYAHHPTAIKTLLKGLKEFYPDRRIIADFMAHTYSRTEALIDEFASCFTDADIVILHKIFSSAREKYSGQVDAELLFNKTKKHHKNVFFFNEVLDAKDFLLGKLRNGDLFITIGAGENYILSKEILKKENNL from the coding sequence ATGAGTAAAATTATTCTACCTGAAAATTTAAACGGGTTTAAAATTTATATGATAGGTATTAAGGGGACGGGAATGGCAGCCCTTGCGGAAATTTTAGTTTCCCGCGGTGCAGAGGTTTCAGGAAGCGACGTGCCCGAAGATTTTTATACGGCAAAATCTTTAAAAAAATTGAATATAAAAATTTTTTCTCCGTTTAATGAGGAAAATATCCCGCAAGATGCTCAGCTTATAATTTTTTCAGCAGCTTACTCCCCCGACAATAATGAGGAAATGTATGCAGTTCAGCAAAAAAATGTTCCAGCGCTGTCCTATCCCGAAGCCTTGGGAGCCTTATCGAAGTATTCGTTTTCCGCCGGGATTTCAGGCGTCCACGGGAAAACCACTACTACGGGAATGACCGGAACAATTTTAAAAGAACTTAAACTGCCCGTGTCGGTTTTAGCGGGAAGTGTAATTGCAAATTTTAATAATTCCTGTACAATGCTAAACGGTTCAAAATATTTTGTTGCCGAAACTTGTGAATATAAGCGTCATTTTTTAAATTTTCACCCGCGTAAAATAATTTTAACAAGTGTAGAACCCGACCATCAGGATTATTATCCTACTTATGAATCCATCTTAACGGCTTTTTTACAATATGCGGATAAACTGCCTCAATTCGGAGAATTATTTTATTGTGCCGATGATGAAGGAGCCTGCGAAGCTGCAAAACTTATGTTCGCTTCCCGCCCCGATTTATCTTATATTCCGTACGGAGAAAAAGCAATCGGAGATTATAAAATTACGGTACACGGAGTAAAAAACGAAAAACTTTCTTTTTCGCTTGCAGGTTTTGCGGGCGAGTTTTCTTTACAAATACCGGGTAAACATAACGTGCTTAATGCGGCTGCGGCAATTGCTCTTGCAATTTCTTTACTAAAAGAAGAACACGGAGAGCTGAAAATTGCGGATATGTCCGCAATAAGGAAGGCGGTTTCTTCTTATCGAGGAGCGAGCCGCCGTACCGAATTTATAGGTAAAGCAAAAAATAAAGATATTTTGGTTTATGACGATTATGCTCATCACCCTACAGCTATAAAAACCTTATTAAAGGGTTTAAAAGAATTTTATCCGGACAGAAGAATAATTGCAGATTTTATGGCTCATACTTATTCACGTACCGAAGCCCTGATAGATGAGTTTGCCTCATGCTTTACCGATGCGGATATTGTTATTTTACATAAAATATTTTCTTCAGCACGGGAAAAATATTCGGGACAAGTTGATGCGGAACTTCTTTTTAATAAAACGAAAAAACATCATAAAAACGTTTTTTTCTTTAATGAAGTTTTGGACGCAAAAGATTTTTTGCTCGGAAAATTGCGCAACGGAGATTTATTTATAACAATAGGAGCGGGAGAAAATTATATTTTAAGTAAAGAAATTTTAAAAAAGGAAAATAACTTATGA
- a CDS encoding D-alanine--D-alanine ligase family protein, with protein MNIAIIYGGKSSEHEVSLISAASIVRTIDKKHNLYLIGITKKGEWFFHGNEERERILKNPKAVLKIKKDESKRVSIIPGGGTKKGIKAGSVFLQTDAVFAVLHGRFGEDGTIQGLFEMADIPYVGGDVMSTSIAMDKEKTKMIWDYSGLPVVPYIAIKKREWDNFEIRNVILNKAEKDFDYPLFVKPCRAGSSVGAGLVHKREELIAQAEEAFLWDNKILIESCIEAREVECSVTGNTETTAYIPGEIIPSHKFYDYDAKYTDPDGAELKIPADIDENTRKTIRELAIKAYQALDLSGLSRVDFFIDKRNNKIYLNEVNTIPGFTSISMFPKMCAASGLPYEKLIMYLIDLAIERFKSDRKLKTSHNN; from the coding sequence ATGAATATAGCAATTATTTACGGCGGCAAATCGAGCGAGCATGAAGTTTCACTTATTTCCGCCGCTTCAATAGTAAGAACGATTGATAAAAAACATAACCTTTATTTAATCGGAATTACGAAAAAAGGTGAATGGTTTTTTCACGGAAATGAAGAGAGAGAGCGTATTTTAAAAAATCCTAAAGCGGTTTTAAAAATAAAAAAAGATGAATCAAAACGGGTTTCAATAATTCCCGGGGGCGGAACGAAAAAGGGCATTAAGGCGGGGAGCGTTTTTTTACAAACAGATGCGGTTTTTGCAGTTTTGCACGGACGTTTCGGAGAAGACGGAACTATCCAAGGTCTGTTTGAAATGGCCGATATTCCCTATGTAGGCGGAGATGTTATGTCTACAAGTATTGCAATGGATAAAGAAAAAACTAAAATGATTTGGGATTATTCAGGTCTTCCCGTCGTTCCGTATATTGCAATAAAAAAACGGGAATGGGACAATTTTGAAATAAGGAATGTTATTTTAAATAAGGCTGAAAAGGATTTTGATTATCCGCTTTTTGTAAAACCGTGCAGGGCTGGAAGTTCCGTCGGAGCGGGCCTTGTACATAAACGTGAAGAGCTTATTGCACAGGCTGAAGAAGCCTTTTTATGGGATAATAAAATTTTAATTGAAAGCTGTATTGAAGCCAGAGAAGTGGAATGTTCCGTTACGGGAAATACTGAAACGACGGCTTATATCCCCGGTGAAATAATTCCGTCTCATAAATTTTATGATTACGATGCAAAGTATACGGACCCGGACGGTGCGGAATTAAAAATCCCCGCCGATATAGATGAAAACACCCGCAAAACAATCAGGGAGCTTGCAATAAAGGCTTATCAGGCCTTGGATTTATCCGGGCTTTCCCGTGTGGATTTTTTTATAGATAAGAGGAACAATAAAATTTATTTAAACGAAGTAAACACGATTCCGGGCTTTACTTCAATTTCGATGTTCCCGAAAATGTGCGCCGCTTCAGGTTTACCTTATGAAAAACTTATAATGTATTTAATTGATTTGGCAATAGAGCGGTTTAAAAGTGACCGTAAGTTAAAAACTTCACACAATAATTGA
- the cmk gene encoding (d)CMP kinase, which translates to MKKQLRIAISGSSGCGNTTVSNLLAQKLNLPCINYTFKNVAAELNIPFTELLEKAKTDFSFDKTVDTKQVELASKSSCVLGSRLAIWLLKDADLKIYLTASFDVRVNRIHNREGGDINEVKRITELRDKDDTRRYKSLYNIDNTDYGFADLIIDTEKNTPEKIVKIIIEELKKKNLYEANLK; encoded by the coding sequence ATGAAAAAACAGCTTAGAATTGCAATATCCGGGTCTTCGGGCTGCGGAAATACAACCGTTTCAAACTTGCTTGCACAAAAATTGAATTTACCTTGTATAAATTATACTTTTAAAAATGTTGCCGCGGAATTAAATATCCCGTTTACGGAACTTTTAGAAAAGGCGAAAACCGATTTCAGTTTTGATAAAACGGTAGACACAAAACAAGTCGAACTTGCCTCAAAATCTTCATGCGTTTTAGGTTCCCGTTTGGCAATTTGGCTTTTAAAAGATGCGGATTTAAAAATTTATTTAACCGCCTCATTTGACGTACGTGTAAACAGAATTCACAACCGGGAAGGCGGAGATATAAACGAAGTAAAAAGAATTACAGAACTGCGCGATAAGGACGATACAAGAAGGTATAAGAGCCTTTATAATATCGATAATACGGATTACGGTTTTGCCGATTTAATAATAGATACAGAAAAAAATACGCCTGAAAAAATTGTAAAGATAATTATAGAAGAATTAAAAAAGAAAAACCTATACGAAGCAAATTTAAAATAA
- a CDS encoding ABC transporter substrate-binding protein, with protein sequence MKNKLLLFFILVFSTAALFASGGKDDNLVADAQGSASKKKKAAASTMTEEYMMPSSMPKRTVAGTLAVLDMLDYLEVDVVAIPNTNNPINPKYESKQRIGMPMTPDMERLKAAKPDFFITVNSLKTSLEPQVKTAGIETVFLKTDTYSNYLKAMEYLGKVYGKEKKASEYVDSIKKKIDEVLNKNQKKSPKVLIIFGTPSSMSIAGENSFTGSLVKVIGGKNIWTDTKIKGPYAPMNLELIKAENPDVILRLTHVKPEESSKMFKKEFENEFWSKLAAVKNGKVYDLDNTYFAVSGNIHIKEALDMLENMIYGK encoded by the coding sequence ATGAAAAATAAATTATTATTATTTTTTATTTTGGTTTTTTCGACTGCCGCATTATTCGCTTCAGGCGGAAAAGATGATAATTTGGTTGCCGATGCGCAAGGTTCCGCTTCAAAGAAAAAAAAGGCCGCCGCTTCTACAATGACTGAAGAATATATGATGCCGTCTTCAATGCCGAAAAGAACGGTTGCAGGTACGCTTGCGGTTTTGGATATGCTTGATTATTTGGAAGTAGATGTAGTTGCGATTCCCAATACGAATAATCCTATCAATCCTAAATACGAAAGCAAACAGCGCATAGGAATGCCTATGACACCCGATATGGAAAGATTAAAGGCCGCAAAGCCTGATTTTTTTATAACGGTAAACAGTTTAAAAACAAGTCTTGAACCTCAAGTAAAAACGGCGGGAATTGAAACGGTTTTTTTAAAAACCGATACTTATTCAAATTATTTAAAGGCTATGGAATACTTGGGAAAGGTTTACGGTAAAGAAAAAAAGGCTTCGGAATATGTTGATTCTATAAAAAAGAAAATCGATGAAGTGTTAAATAAAAATCAAAAAAAATCTCCCAAGGTTTTAATTATATTCGGAACGCCAAGCTCAATGTCAATTGCCGGAGAAAATTCATTTACCGGAAGTTTGGTAAAAGTAATAGGAGGCAAAAATATTTGGACCGATACAAAGATAAAAGGTCCGTATGCTCCTATGAATTTGGAACTTATAAAAGCTGAAAATCCCGATGTTATTTTACGCTTAACTCATGTAAAACCTGAAGAGTCTTCAAAAATGTTTAAAAAAGAATTTGAAAACGAATTTTGGTCAAAACTCGCTGCCGTAAAAAACGGAAAAGTTTACGATTTGGATAATACCTATTTTGCAGTTTCCGGAAATATTCATATAAAGGAAGCCTTAGATATGTTGGAAAATATGATTTACGGAAAATAA
- a CDS encoding YicC/YloC family endoribonuclease, producing MKSMTGYALTEKHIKDASVSLEIKSYNSRYLELNLNLPFWLSGLEPVFKSFFSSRIARGKVEVCLRVKDLNLDINIITNTSIAKAYAKALREIAEAACISSEIDINAFSEKEGVLTVERNIDLHSWEELLLPVFEETFQNYELTKIAEGEILKKDITANMERILSAIKIIKKYAPQMEELFCQTIKDRFKELIGNEINEQRIMQEVAVMLVKYTINEEIVRLEAHCNTLSNELKQKCPIGKKLDFICQEINREINTIGSKNQMLEMSQSIIEVKDALENIREQSRNVE from the coding sequence ATGAAAAGTATGACCGGTTATGCCCTAACCGAAAAGCATATAAAAGATGCTTCGGTAAGTTTGGAAATTAAAAGTTATAATTCAAGATATTTGGAATTAAATTTAAATCTGCCCTTTTGGCTTTCAGGATTGGAACCTGTTTTTAAAAGTTTTTTTTCTTCCAGAATTGCACGCGGTAAGGTAGAAGTTTGTTTACGGGTTAAAGACTTAAATCTGGATATAAACATAATTACAAATACATCTATTGCAAAAGCTTATGCAAAGGCTTTACGGGAAATTGCCGAAGCGGCCTGTATTTCTTCCGAAATTGATATAAATGCTTTTTCCGAAAAAGAAGGAGTTTTAACCGTTGAGCGGAACATAGATTTACATTCATGGGAAGAGCTTCTTCTTCCGGTTTTTGAAGAAACTTTTCAAAATTACGAACTTACAAAAATTGCGGAAGGTGAAATTTTAAAAAAAGACATTACGGCAAATATGGAAAGAATTCTTTCCGCAATAAAAATCATAAAAAAATATGCTCCGCAAATGGAAGAATTATTTTGTCAAACCATAAAAGACAGATTTAAAGAGCTTATAGGAAATGAAATAAACGAACAGCGCATAATGCAGGAAGTTGCGGTGATGCTTGTTAAATATACAATCAATGAAGAAATTGTAAGACTTGAAGCTCACTGTAATACATTAAGCAACGAGCTAAAACAAAAATGCCCTATAGGTAAAAAACTTGATTTTATTTGTCAGGAAATAAACAGAGAAATAAACACGATAGGCTCAAAAAATCAAATGCTTGAAATGTCTCAATCAATTATTGAAGTAAAAGACGCATTGGAAAACATACGCGAACAAAGCCGCAATGTAGAATAA
- a CDS encoding aminopeptidase P family N-terminal domain-containing protein, translated as MNVPERIAALRQKMEALSLSAYLVPSSDPHQSEYLPENYKTRAFISGFTGSAGTVVVTKDKAILWTDGRYFLQAEKQLEGSGVELYKMAEPNVPTVNEFLRSVLKDGEKLGMDGKVIALRTYEAMQAELAGIEFVTTVDLIGDIWSDRPSQILSKAFIQDVKYAGKSPKEKLEQLRKELCSKNCSSTVIGALEDVCYLFNIRGSDITCNPVVTAYAIVETEKATLFISEKQLTSEVKDFLSSQGVQIKDYEAVFEEASKLGGTVYLDPSRTNVFLFEKIKAKIEKGLNITSTMKAVKNEIELKNFDKAMEKDGAAMIKILKWVEENADKGVTEWDVSEQLLKFRAEGEGFIEASFETISGYGPNGAVIHYSPEKKDLCSLTT; from the coding sequence ATGAATGTACCAGAGAGAATTGCCGCTTTAAGGCAAAAAATGGAAGCGCTTTCGTTAAGCGCTTATTTGGTTCCTTCTTCCGACCCGCATCAAAGCGAGTACTTGCCGGAAAATTACAAAACCCGAGCCTTTATTTCAGGGTTTACAGGTTCTGCGGGAACTGTAGTTGTAACGAAGGATAAGGCTATTTTATGGACTGACGGACGCTATTTTTTACAGGCGGAAAAACAGCTTGAAGGTTCCGGTGTGGAACTTTATAAAATGGCTGAACCTAATGTTCCTACGGTAAATGAATTTTTACGCTCCGTTTTAAAAGACGGAGAAAAGCTCGGAATGGACGGAAAGGTTATTGCTCTTAGAACTTACGAAGCAATGCAGGCGGAACTTGCGGGAATAGAGTTTGTTACTACCGTTGATTTAATCGGAGATATTTGGAGCGACAGACCTTCTCAAATTTTAAGCAAGGCATTTATTCAAGATGTAAAATATGCAGGCAAAAGCCCTAAAGAAAAGCTTGAGCAGCTGCGTAAGGAGCTTTGTTCAAAGAATTGCAGCTCTACAGTAATAGGAGCCTTGGAAGATGTCTGTTACTTATTCAATATACGCGGAAGCGATATTACCTGTAATCCGGTGGTTACCGCTTATGCAATCGTAGAAACGGAAAAAGCAACTCTTTTTATTTCGGAAAAGCAGCTTACCTCCGAAGTAAAAGATTTTTTAAGCTCACAGGGTGTACAAATAAAAGATTATGAAGCCGTGTTCGAAGAAGCTTCAAAGCTTGGCGGTACCGTTTATTTGGACCCTTCAAGGACTAACGTATTTCTTTTCGAAAAAATTAAGGCTAAAATTGAAAAGGGACTTAACATAACCTCAACTATGAAGGCCGTTAAAAACGAGATTGAGCTTAAAAATTTCGATAAGGCTATGGAAAAAGACGGCGCTGCAATGATAAAAATTTTAAAATGGGTTGAAGAAAATGCAGATAAAGGCGTTACCGAATGGGACGTAAGCGAACAGCTTTTAAAATTCCGTGCCGAAGGAGAGGGTTTTATCGAAGCCAGTTTTGAAACAATTTCAGGATACGGCCCTAACGGAGCGGTAATTCATTATTCTCCCGAAAAAAAAGACCTGTGCAGCCTTACAACCTAA
- the purD gene encoding phosphoribosylamine--glycine ligase: MNILLVGSGGREHAIAIKLRESPSCEKLFIAPGNGGTALLGENVPIKAEEIERLTEFAFTNSIDLIVAGPEVPLCMGFADSVLKKSKECGKHIAFFGPSKACALLEGSKDYSKQIMMNLNIPTAEYKTFTDFKKAKEYIKTLDYDFVIKADGLAAGKGVILPETKEEAFTELNAIMRENRFGSSGNKVVIEERLQGEEVSILAFSDGKNIAVMPSSQDHKRLKDGDKGPNTGGMGAYSPAPVCNTEKAEEYAEKTILPVIKKMAQNGTPYIGVLYAGLMLTKKGIRVLEYNCRFGDPETQVLMQLFDGDLAETMLACAEGRLNEALPKWKSGFAVTIVMASGGYPINSSSDEKLNKDELKNEKDVNVIHAGTVIKNGELFTHGGRVLCITAHDEDIRNGLQKAIDKAYKKVKSIHFKNAQYRTDIAAKGLKRQEKS, encoded by the coding sequence ATGAATATCCTGCTTGTAGGTTCGGGAGGAAGAGAACATGCGATTGCGATAAAACTTAGAGAATCGCCTTCCTGCGAAAAACTTTTTATAGCTCCAGGAAACGGAGGCACGGCCTTATTGGGAGAAAACGTACCGATTAAGGCGGAAGAAATAGAGAGACTTACTGAGTTCGCCTTTACAAATTCAATAGATTTAATAGTTGCAGGCCCTGAAGTTCCGCTTTGTATGGGTTTTGCAGATTCGGTTTTGAAAAAAAGTAAAGAATGCGGTAAACATATTGCGTTTTTCGGCCCTTCAAAAGCCTGCGCTTTGCTTGAAGGCTCAAAAGATTATTCCAAACAAATTATGATGAACTTAAATATTCCGACGGCCGAATATAAAACCTTTACCGACTTTAAAAAAGCAAAAGAATATATAAAGACCTTGGATTACGATTTTGTCATTAAGGCGGACGGACTTGCCGCAGGTAAGGGTGTAATTTTACCCGAAACAAAAGAAGAAGCCTTTACGGAGCTGAACGCCATAATGCGGGAAAACCGCTTCGGCTCTTCCGGAAATAAGGTTGTTATAGAAGAAAGGCTTCAAGGTGAAGAGGTTTCGATTTTAGCTTTTTCGGACGGAAAAAATATTGCAGTAATGCCGTCCTCTCAAGACCACAAAAGATTAAAGGACGGGGATAAGGGACCTAATACGGGAGGAATGGGAGCATATTCACCGGCTCCCGTTTGCAATACGGAAAAAGCGGAAGAATATGCCGAAAAAACAATTTTGCCGGTTATAAAAAAAATGGCTCAAAACGGAACACCGTATATCGGTGTTTTATATGCAGGGCTTATGCTTACAAAAAAAGGTATACGTGTTTTAGAATATAATTGCCGTTTCGGAGACCCTGAAACCCAAGTTTTAATGCAGCTTTTCGACGGTGATTTAGCCGAAACCATGCTTGCTTGTGCCGAAGGCAGACTTAACGAAGCATTACCTAAATGGAAGAGCGGCTTTGCCGTTACAATTGTTATGGCAAGCGGCGGCTATCCTATAAACTCTTCTTCCGATGAAAAACTTAATAAAGACGAATTAAAGAATGAAAAAGACGTAAATGTCATTCATGCAGGAACGGTTATAAAAAACGGAGAGCTTTTTACACACGGCGGAAGAGTTTTATGTATTACCGCACATGATGAAGATATACGAAACGGTTTACAAAAAGCCATCGATAAGGCGTATAAAAAAGTAAAATCGATTCATTTTAAAAATGCACAGTATAGAACCGATATTGCGGCAAAGGGTCTTAAAAGACAGGAAAAGTCATAA